The Lacerta agilis isolate rLacAgi1 chromosome 16, rLacAgi1.pri, whole genome shotgun sequence genomic sequence ctcagatctacAATGGCTACTTTGTCCACTTCTTTGCCCCGAGGGGCTTGCCCCCTGTGCAAAAGGACGTGGTGTTCGTTATCGATGTCAGTGGCTCCATGTATGGCACCAAGATGAAACAGGTGAAGTTGCAAACAGGAAGGGTCCCTTTGCCCCAAATTGGTGTCTTTGTGTTGGCCCATGTGCCATAGTCCAGAAGGAAAACATGGGTTGTTATTTCCGAAGATGCACATCTTCTAAGTCCAATTTCCTGGTGCTTATATGCTAGAATTGGGCTCAGTGCCATGCAAGGGTTGAATGTCAGTGTGAACAGGCTGTGTGAAGACAAACAGAAGTGAACGTATTATTCCTATCATTGCTAcgtttttatcccacccttcctcaaggtggcctacatggttctcctccttctccaccttctcctcacaacaaccctgtgaggtaggctagaccaAGAGAGTGTAACTGGCCCACAGTGTCACTGTGCAATCTTCATGGCTGTCTGGGAATCTGAACCCAGTCCTAGCCCAACACGTTTAGCACTACATTACACGGGTCAGGGGcttagcaaggtaaattggtacctgggggcataAAAAaaattttgtgtcccccccccggaggcataggaaggtcaggtggtacccggtgcagaaaatttcttgtcaacccccccattgattcccccccccccccgcaaaaatggttttacattatttcatattttcttacaaaggaataataacaagtaataataataaaaaacttttatttatatcccgccctccccggccgaagtcggactcagggtggctaacatcagatacataacattggtataaagaagaagaagaagaagagtttggatttgatatcccgcttttcactacccaaaggagtctcaaagcggctaacattctcctttcccttcctctccccacaacaaacactctgtgaggtgagtggggctgagagacttcagagaagtgtgactagcccaaggtcacccagcagctgcatgtggaggagcggagacgcgaacccggttccccaaattacgagtccaccactcttaaccactacaccaaacaataattaaattacctcctaaaaacatctcaaaatcaaattaaagtctaattagatggctttccacagggttagggttgggaacagtaagtgctccactgaactgaaatttcagccttcacgacataggaaaacagccaagtgaacagctattttggtggaggagggtcaagatattaaccgatatgcatgaagtttcatatatagctatataatcccgagtatagtaagagaagaccttcagagcaggcattaaaaaaaaaaaatccaaaaaacctgttccttgatcatttgtcaccccctccattatggaacacggggcagaccgccccctgccccccttgctacgcccctgacacgGGTAAAGGATCgtccattttaaatgttgaaTCTAAACTTTAAATGTTGTTGAGCTGAATTGATTTAATATTTCCCAACAACAGACGTTGagctcaaagcgacttacaataATCACAACAACAGCattaagaaaacaacaaacaaggCAATCACTATCATTTCAAACGCAATTTGCTGATGAAGCAAACGACAAATTCATCAAAACAGTTAGCACAATTCAATAATGTCAGAGCATTACCAGGTTTTTATGCTGTGTGCAAAGGAAGAAGCACATCACAGAAGATGGCTCCTCCTCCCAATTCTCAGCAAATCTCCCTCTTCCCATTTGGTCTGCTGCACCACAGCCTCCCCCATTCAGCAACGTAAACCTCAAGAGAAGCTTTTGTGGGGAATAGGGGAAGAGAAAAGTCACTTTTCACCCTTTGTGtggctgttttaaaatgtttttaggtgttcttaatttttttaaataaataaattaaaatttaattgcCTTTGTTGCTTGCCACCCTGGGCcccttttgggaggaagggtgaggtaaaaattcaataaagaagtaagtaagtaaattatgtgtagttacaggtaggtagccgtgttggtctgccatagtcaaaacaaaataaaataaaaaattcttcccagtagcacctcagagaccaactaagtttgttcttggtatgagcttttgtgtgcatgcacacttcttcagatacatgcatgcacacgaaagctcataccaagaacaaacttagttggtctctaaggtgctactggaaggaattttttattttattttgttttaaattatgtgtGGCAGTCGTTGCCTGCTTTGACTCATTAAGCATAGCTAATACTGAAACTATTCTGAACTTGGAACACTTTGCATATGGCACCTTCTTGAGGAAAAAATGCAAGTTGCACTTCACAAGCCATTAAAGCTGAGCTGCAGATAAGCTGCATGGACCCGTGTCCGGAAAGGGTCAGACAGCAGCCCCTTGCGGCTTGGGAAACACGGATCAGCATTTACTTAAGCAGATGTTTTACGTAGGGAAGTTTTGTTCCGCAGACCAAAAAGGCCATGCATGTCATCCTGAGCGACCTCCACCAAGATGACTACTTCAACATTGTTACTTTCTCGGACGCTGTGAATGTGTGGGTGCCCAGCCACTCCATCCAAGCTACACCTCAGAATATCCGGAAGGCCAAGGACTATGTCAGCAAGATGGAAGCAGATGGATGTGAGTTCTGGGCCGGCCAGGATaattgctggggggtgggggtgggggtgctggtgTGCTGGTCCTGGAGTCAAGGACACAAACAGCCATTGGGGGACTGGGGAGAATGCTCCATATTTGCTCTCTTGAGCTCTGCGCTCCACGCTTTACACACAGGAGCTGAAACTGGGGTAGATCGAAGCTGCCAACGCTCACTTTCTAGAACCCAAATTCTCCCCTTTGGGTGTGACTCAGGAGCCCCGATTCATAGCCCTCTCTGGGTCTATCCCTTCCTTTAGACACCACTGTTCTCCCCAGAAAACCTAGGAGTCCTGTCTTCTGATTTCCCCGGGCCTTCTGCTCCCTAGGGACTGATATCAACGCAGCTCTGCTTGCTGCCGCCTCCGTCTTCAACCGGAGCTCTCCGGGGAAAGTTGTGAAGGAACAGAGAATCCCCCTGATCATCTTCCTGACAGATGGCGAGCCCACCTCAGGCGTGACGGCGGGCAACCGCATTCTCTCCAATGCTCAGCAGGCTCTGAAAGGCACCACCTCACTTTTCGGCCTGGCTTTCGGTGATGATGCGGACTACGGGCTGCTGAGGCGCCTGTCGCTAGAGAACCGCGGCGTCGCTCGGCGCATCTATGAGGACGCCGATGCCACTTTGCAGCTGAAGGGTTTCTACGACGAGATCGCCAGCCCTTTGCTGTATGATGTGGAGCTGGCCTACCTGGACGGAGTGGCACAAGACCTCACCCAGAACCTGTTCCCCAACTATTTCCTGGGCTCTGAGCTGGTTGTGGCTGGGCGGGTGAAGCCAGGGGCACCAGAGCTGCGGGTACGCACCACGGGGCACGGCCAGGAGGGCCCGCTGAGCCTGGAAAACGATATCTCTGCCAATGCCACTGAAGCTGCTCCCTTTGGCTGCTTTGGGGATGTCAACAAGATCGGTCGCTTTGTGCAGAGGCTTTGGGCCTACTTCACCATTCAGGACCTGCTGCAGGCCCGGTTCCGAGCCAATGACACAGCCGCCCGCCGCCTGCTGACTGAAAAGGCCACCAACCTGTCACTCAAGTACAACTTTGTCACCCCTGTCACCTCCCTGATTGTGGTGCGGCCAGATGAGGACAGAGAGAAGGGCCGGCCAGCAAAAGCTACTACCAGCCCTCCTGGGGTGACCAGAGCGCTCAAGGCCACCCCCACAACATTGGGGGTTTCTGCTTCCTTGGGGCTCTCTAAAGTGGCAAAAGCCACACCTGCCCTTGGAGCGGCCAGCGTCCCCGTGGTTGCAAAATCCCCAAAGGCAACAGCAAGGCCAGGATCTGCTCCCACTCCCCTGCTCCCAGTGGCAGCAGCTGGAGTCACTAAAGCAGCCAGAGCCACGGCCACACCATTTGCTGCCATGACTGCCGTCACTCCCGCCACTGCCTTCATTTCCCCAGTGCCTCCTGCTCCCGTTCACACCAAAACTGCCAAAGCTGCCACGCCAGTTCCAGGAGTGACTGCCATGTCTCTGACTCCTGCTGTCATCCGTGGGTCTGCTAAACCACCCAGAGCCACAGCCTCCCCAAGGGCAACCAGGCCGCCCATCAAACCCCCAAAGCCCAGCTCCACCAGAGCTGGGAGACTTAAGGTCACGCTTCAGCCACACTCTGTTTTGGAGACTAGAGGAACAGCTGTTACCAAGATCCTGGCAGGGACCGCCAGCACAGGGCACAGCAGGCCTCCCACGACAGTGCACCTGCCTGGCAGTGCCAAGGTCCTAGGGAATCACTCCAGTCCCTGGGAGCAGCTGGAGATGACACCAAACCCTGTCACCGAGCACCCAATGCCTACCAGCTGGCAGGCAGGGACTGCCAAGGTGGAGGCAGGGAACGTTCCCTGGAGTAAGACAACAACTCCCAAAGGTGGGGCAGCCACAGAGATGCACACTGACAAGCCCCTATGGAACAGCACCATCCCTTGGGGCACAGCATCTGGAGCTACGTCCCTAGTGACTCTGGGAGCAGAGTTGGAGAGTAAAAGCAGGATTCCTGGTAGCACCACCCCTGCGCCAGGCAtcagcctcctcctgctgcccggGGAGTCTGAGCTACGCTCAGCCACTGACCAGGGCGCAGAATATGTGGAGTCATTGAACCCGCCGGCTGTGTATAGTTTTGTGACACCCCGGGGACACGCAGGTAGGTGCGAGGAATTAGGAGTAGCTTTGCATGTTTCAGCCTTCCTCTGACACCTGCAGCCTATTCTTCACCTGGCCAACACCTGCCTCACTTCCAGGATCCTTAATCCAATTGTCATGCTACTGGTCTCCCAAGCACTGGGTGGGCTGCGGGTCTTGCTTGAGGAGGAACTTGGCTTGATTCAACACTCATAGGTCTTAACAACTCTACCAGCATTTGGTGCCACCCGTCCAAAGAACCAACTGTGTGGTCTCTTTCTTCCCTGCTCTGTCTCTCCCACCTTAACCTGTGCTCTAACTTTACCATCTTTCTCCAAATCTAGGACccattgcttccccctccccattccttcttTCTAGCCTGTGCATCCTGCACTGGTAACTCTTCCCAGCAGTCTGGGTTTCCCCCAGGTCATCTCCAGCTGCTGCTCTACATTCTTtgcaatgttgttggactcttaactcccatcaagCCCTGGTCAACATGTCcaatggctgggaatgatggaagTGGAAATCCAGCAATGTCTAGAGGGAGTCATGTTCGCTGCCCGTGCTCTATGCCCCCTTCTTCCCATTCTGCTCCCAAATTGTTCAGGCTCTCAACTTTTGTTTGTCTTCTCCTCAGGAACTCTAGATTATGAAGACTATTCAGGTAATTCTGCCATCATAGTCACTCACTCTGAATGTTGAGGGGCTGGTAAGGTCATCATATTTcctattttaaaagcttttctcAGATTTCAGTCCTCCTGCCTCTCTGATGGTTAAGAGATGTTTTTCAGCTGGGAATCAGGGCTGGCTGGCATGAACACATGAAGCCCCGTGTCATACCTACTACCCAAAGCCTGAAAATGGGCCACTTCTTTGTATCCAACGCTGAAAACGCAGCACATTAATTTTCTCTCTTGGGTTCTGCAGGAACAGATAACTCTATTAGCAATGACCAGCCATTGTAGCACCAAGCAAGCCAAGCTCAATATctcacagaagtgtgtgtgtaaaTCCTGTTCAGGCATGGATTTGTGGGGAGGGGCCAGAAATCATTGGTCTATGCCTGCAGAATACAAGCTCCATAGTATTTGTATAAAACTTGAAAGCTGCTCAAGATAAATTCAAACtgatatgtacagtggtacctctggttacatacttaatttgttccagaggtccgttcttaacctgaaactgttcttaatctgaagcaccactttagctaatagggcttcccgctgctgctgctgctgcgccaccagagcacaatttctgttcttatcctgaagcaaagttcttaacctgaagcattatttcttggTTAGGGAATCAGAGAAATGCTGGGCTGGGCTAAGCCccttggggaagggggtggagggCGGTGGTACCAGGGGAGGTTTGCTTCCGAGGGTGTCCATTGCCCGACTCCTCTGAAAATAGACTTTTCTTTGCAGACTTCTTAGAAGAACCGGACAGTGATTCAGGTACATCCCTGCAATATGGGTGCATAAGGGCAGCAGGGCTGATAACTGATGGGTCCAACGAGGTCTTCTGTCGGACAGAAACGGAATCCGAAAAGCCACTCAAGTCTGGGTTCAGCCAGGCTTTGTCCATGGCCTGTAGCTGCCTTTGTTTTGTCCTGGCTCAACCACCACCTGCCAAGATTTCATTCTGAATCCACCCTTCCTCACCTGCCATGTTTTGCCCTCTTTGCCCTGCCTTGgcccaaggtggtggtggtgatggggggaggtaagcattttcaaaataaacatcTCGCTCCTGACTGGCCGATTCTTTTCAGCGTCTGCACTGCAGCAGCCTATATATGGGCCAAGACAGCTGATCCAAATTCCTTTGGGTTACCTGCTAGGCAAAGAGGCAGAGCCTACCTTGGCCCCAAAATTAGATGTGTGGTGATACTGGCTGCCCAGATAATGCTGTTCCTTCCACCTCTCTTTCCAGGCTCCTTGGTAGGTTCATCTGGCCCTGGCTTCTTCACCTTCTCCTCCTGGGGTAAGGCCATCTTATTCCCAGCCATGCAGATTCCCATGCCTTCCTCATTTTTACACTTAGCATCTTACAcccttgtttgtttttccttgcagTGGATGGAGACCCTCACTTTGTAGTACGGTTGCCGCGTTCACTGGGGAACCTGTGCTTTACTCTGGATGGATGCTCAGGTGATGTCCTGCGCTTGGTGAGCGACCCTGCAACAGGTAAGGGCTGCAGTGCCTTCTGACCAACATGGGTTGGGCTTGTTCTGAACCAACCCAGAGGGTTCCAAGAACAGAAGGGTAGGTATAGCCAACCTCTTGTTTTCAATAATTTTGgcatttcaatcaatcaataacaatttattcgaccgtcagtcagaacacaatcatccatacaaattttaaaaacctgagacaactcagaggggtttacactaaaacatacagtaaaagtaaattatacataaaaacccatatcgataccatcgattttgaccttacgctgtttaagggccaaaaaaaagaaatttggccacctcaaaagttgtggtgccagtaaaattattcagcaaaaacgaaacctgacattctccatctaccaggctaaggtggcctaagagtggagctatcagtttctgtctaagagcaacataaaatgggcaggtcaggagaatgtgttcggttgattcaacctttcccgaggcacagggacagaccctcagagcatatgggactcccttatatcttcccaacaggacctctgtttccaggacgtttaatcttGATTTTGGCATTTCAGGCCAGGTACATGTGCCTGCAAGCATATGCAGTGTGTCTACCCACCCATCTCCATCCAACCTGGACAACTTTTAAGGAACCTGACAGTGCCTCTGACGATGTGCAGATAATTGATCAAGAGAATCAATTTCTGTTAAAAATGGATCTAGGACTCAGTGCCTTTGTACACTACAAAGTGCTTTTCATATCTGATGGGAAGCAAGTACAAAGAAtggcagagcacacacacaaaatatacatATTATAAAAAAGGAAATCTAATTAAAACACTAGATACACAACCCACCATCCTATTTTGTACTCTCAAATTCTagcaactgggcaggaagagagaATTTTAGCTAGTTGACAAATCCTGAGAGTAAGATATGTTCCTTTCTAGATGCATTGAAAGCAGTTATACCAACAGGCATGGCttaccccaaagaattatgggaactgtagttgttaaCAGTGCTGAAACCTTTCACACTTACAGTttccagcccccttaacaaactatagttcctaggattattggggggggggggacagtaggACTGTTAAGAGCATTATAAGAATGCTTTCGGTGTGGTAAGGCTGTGACCAGATATATGTTTTGGTTTAGTGGGCTGGTTTAGACTTGCAGGCATGGgaaccctgtggccctccagttgttggactccaactcctactGGCACTAGCCAGTCTCACCagtagccagggatggtgggacttgTACTGGAggcccacagcttccccacctctgGAGTAGAGCtgttgcaaaccagaacacctggGTTCTGTGCCTTCTCCCTCTAGGTGGGAAGTTGGGAAACGGAAAGACTGTTCTTTCATTACAGAGTGCTGCCTTCCTTTGCCCCCCAGGGTTGTCTGTCAACGGGCACCTAATGGGGGCCCCTTTCAGGCCAGGCCACGAGGAGCGTCCCCGCACCTACTTTGATGCCATAACCATAGTAGTGGAACACCCTCGAGTTGGCTATGTGGTCAACGTAACACGGAAGGGTGTCACGCTCCACGGTGAAGGTGAGCTGGTGTTGCCCTTTGCCCAGCGGGCTGTAATCCACAAGCCCCAGCTGGCAATTTCTGTGTGGCCTGAAGCCAACGTCACCGTATGGATTGGTCATGAAGTGGAGTTCCTGGTTCTCCTGCACCGCTACAATCACCCCACGGCCCTGCAGCGGGATCATCTCGGCTTCTATGTGGTGAACAGCAAGGGGCTGTCAGCTTCAG encodes the following:
- the ITIH6 gene encoding inter-alpha-trypsin inhibitor heavy chain H6, producing the protein MPRRRSHPQSFPQGRGRTSMPVTTTMEQLLGYYFCLFLILSPLCSAGHPIQIHIPSHERSTRQVKTPKTELIISSFLVRSTIVSRYASTQVWTFMSNPHAEAKEAFFDLDLPSSAFISNFTMTINEKIYVAEVKEKHQAKKMYDEARRQGKTAAHVGTKDRETEKFRVSASVEAGGKVAFELTYEELLQRHLGKYQHAISIRPHQVVRNLSVEVSISERTGISYVHVLPLRTSRLLTNTLRGDADVPPSTRVEKGTHCAWIVFTPTPQEQEEFSSSGIMGDFVVQYDVTMPDVAGDVQIYNGYFVHFFAPRGLPPVQKDVVFVIDVSGSMYGTKMKQTKKAMHVILSDLHQDDYFNIVTFSDAVNVWVPSHSIQATPQNIRKAKDYVSKMEADGWTDINAALLAAASVFNRSSPGKVVKEQRIPLIIFLTDGEPTSGVTAGNRILSNAQQALKGTTSLFGLAFGDDADYGLLRRLSLENRGVARRIYEDADATLQLKGFYDEIASPLLYDVELAYLDGVAQDLTQNLFPNYFLGSELVVAGRVKPGAPELRVRTTGHGQEGPLSLENDISANATEAAPFGCFGDVNKIGRFVQRLWAYFTIQDLLQARFRANDTAARRLLTEKATNLSLKYNFVTPVTSLIVVRPDEDREKGRPAKATTSPPGVTRALKATPTTLGVSASLGLSKVAKATPALGAASVPVVAKSPKATARPGSAPTPLLPVAAAGVTKAARATATPFAAMTAVTPATAFISPVPPAPVHTKTAKAATPVPGVTAMSLTPAVIRGSAKPPRATASPRATRPPIKPPKPSSTRAGRLKVTLQPHSVLETRGTAVTKILAGTASTGHSRPPTTVHLPGSAKVLGNHSSPWEQLEMTPNPVTEHPMPTSWQAGTAKVEAGNVPWSKTTTPKGGAATEMHTDKPLWNSTIPWGTASGATSLVTLGAELESKSRIPGSTTPAPGISLLLLPGESELRSATDQGAEYVESLNPPAVYSFVTPRGHAGTLDYEDYSDFLEEPDSDSGSLVGSSGPGFFTFSSWVDGDPHFVVRLPRSLGNLCFTLDGCSGDVLRLVSDPATGLSVNGHLMGAPFRPGHEERPRTYFDAITIVVEHPRVGYVVNVTRKGVTLHGEGELVLPFAQRAVIHKPQLAISVWPEANVTVWIGHEVEFLVLLHRYNHPTALQRDHLGFYVVNSKGLSASAGGLLGQFQRDNIRLSPAPTEGERAAWMWRGSNKALVTEVTKILKDSSWRAHEAPCWLLKRKDVEGLLGAPYSSYVTSNLLEL